A genomic segment from Comamonas terrigena NBRC 13299 encodes:
- a CDS encoding DUF2798 domain-containing protein, protein MTPSSSPTPSRWKLHRRFVPVVFAFYMAMIMALLMCATIVGVQTGFDAGYWSRVLSAYMLALPVAFCCVMVVRPFVMRLVALTVHTGH, encoded by the coding sequence ATGACACCGTCTTCCTCTCCCACTCCGTCCCGCTGGAAGCTGCACCGCCGCTTTGTCCCCGTGGTGTTTGCCTTCTACATGGCCATGATCATGGCGTTGCTGATGTGCGCCACCATCGTCGGGGTGCAAACCGGTTTCGACGCAGGCTACTGGTCCCGCGTGCTGAGCGCCTATATGCTGGCCTTGCCGGTGGCGTTCTGCTGTGTGATGGTGGTGCGGCCTTTTGTAATGCGCCTGGTGGCGCTGACGGTGCATACCGGACACTGA
- a CDS encoding Bug family tripartite tricarboxylate transporter substrate binding protein, which translates to MSRRTALQAGVSAVAGSWLGTAPSLAQASKAFPTRAIKLVVAFPAGGPTDLTMRQLAENASKVLGQPVIVENRPGASGSLPAAQLQSTQADGYTLAQLPMSVMRLPFTTGLKWNPVEDLSYILNVTGYAFCMVASTQSGLKSWQDVVAWAKAHPGKLTIGNTGTYTSPHVTSAIIAQQLGLEVVHVPYKGSAELMRATMSGEVMVAADTSAVIPYVDQGRMVALNVWTEKRLPTLPKTPTLIELGLPTTQYSPFGLVAPKGLPKDVQARLHDAFKQAMEMESYQAMLQRFEMLPIYMDSARYKQFAQESTVKEKAALAKLGPQA; encoded by the coding sequence ATCTCGCGCAGAACCGCTCTGCAGGCGGGCGTGTCGGCCGTGGCCGGCTCCTGGCTGGGCACCGCACCGTCGCTGGCCCAGGCCAGCAAGGCTTTTCCCACCCGTGCCATCAAGCTGGTGGTGGCGTTCCCGGCCGGGGGGCCGACCGACCTGACCATGCGGCAGCTGGCAGAGAACGCGAGCAAGGTCCTGGGCCAGCCCGTCATCGTGGAAAACCGCCCGGGTGCCTCGGGCTCGCTGCCTGCGGCCCAGCTGCAGTCCACCCAGGCCGATGGCTACACCCTGGCCCAGTTGCCGATGAGCGTGATGCGCCTGCCGTTCACCACCGGCCTGAAGTGGAATCCGGTGGAAGACCTGAGCTATATCCTGAATGTGACCGGCTATGCGTTCTGCATGGTGGCCAGCACCCAGTCGGGCCTGAAGAGCTGGCAGGACGTGGTGGCCTGGGCCAAGGCCCATCCCGGCAAGCTGACCATTGGCAACACCGGCACCTACACCTCGCCGCACGTGACCTCGGCCATCATTGCCCAGCAACTGGGCCTGGAAGTGGTGCATGTGCCCTACAAGGGCTCGGCCGAGCTGATGCGCGCCACCATGTCCGGTGAGGTGATGGTGGCGGCCGATACCAGCGCCGTCATCCCCTATGTGGACCAGGGCCGCATGGTGGCGCTGAATGTGTGGACCGAAAAGCGCCTGCCCACGCTGCCCAAGACGCCCACGCTGATTGAGCTGGGCCTGCCCACGACCCAGTATTCGCCGTTTGGCCTGGTGGCGCCCAAGGGTCTGCCCAAGGATGTGCAGGCCCGCTTGCACGACGCGTTCAAGCAGGCCATGGAGATGGAAAGCTACCAGGCCATGCTGCAGCGCTTCGAGATGCTGCCCATCTACATGGACAGCGCGCGCTACAAGCAGTTTGCCCAGGAATCCACCGTCAAGGAAAAGGCTGCGCTGGCCAAGCTGGGCCCGCAGGCCTGA
- a CDS encoding RES family NAD+ phosphorylase yields the protein MPEAAPPPVSVWRIATQGPAWKATDLDGKGMAIHGGRWNRPSVPMVYCASSVALACLETVVHLNASGLPLRRYLIEVQIPAAVWAAAETATPPARWNARPDSPSAADYGSRWARSLRSAVLRVPSVIIPQEFNYLLNPAHPDAAQITAVDHGRFVYDARLLGR from the coding sequence ATGCCTGAGGCCGCGCCCCCACCGGTTTCGGTCTGGCGCATTGCCACCCAGGGCCCGGCCTGGAAAGCCACCGACCTGGACGGCAAAGGCATGGCCATCCACGGCGGGCGCTGGAACCGGCCTTCCGTGCCCATGGTGTACTGCGCCAGCTCCGTCGCGCTGGCCTGCCTGGAGACCGTGGTGCACCTGAACGCCAGCGGCCTGCCGCTGCGCCGCTACCTGATCGAGGTGCAGATTCCCGCCGCCGTGTGGGCGGCTGCCGAAACCGCCACGCCGCCGGCCCGCTGGAACGCACGCCCCGACAGCCCCAGTGCCGCCGACTACGGCTCCCGCTGGGCGCGCAGCCTGCGCAGCGCCGTGCTGCGCGTGCCCTCCGTCATCATTCCGCAGGAATTCAACTACCTGCTCAACCCCGCCCACCCCGATGCGGCGCAGATCACCGCCGTGGACCACGGGCGTTTTGTCTACGACGCACGGCTGCTGGGCCGCTAG
- a CDS encoding antitoxin Xre-like helix-turn-helix domain-containing protein, translating to MPPRPGAAARVPGRASTRRTGPRAGAATGVYADALAMPVQDRIAVIRQGLGAQGVSDMASALQLSVDRTIHILGFPKSTVLRKIKGADVLDSDQSERLFQLQRLIGMVQQMVQDYGDPQGFDAGQWLGQWLEQANPALGGEKPAAYLDTASGVALVESLLHRMISGAYA from the coding sequence ATGCCGCCCCGCCCCGGCGCTGCGGCCCGTGTTCCGGGGCGTGCTTCCACCCGCCGCACAGGCCCTCGGGCAGGCGCTGCCACCGGCGTATATGCCGACGCGCTGGCCATGCCGGTGCAGGACCGCATTGCCGTCATCCGCCAGGGCCTGGGCGCCCAGGGCGTGTCCGACATGGCCTCGGCGCTGCAGCTCAGCGTGGACCGCACCATCCACATCCTGGGCTTTCCCAAGTCCACGGTGCTGCGCAAGATCAAGGGCGCCGACGTGCTGGACAGCGACCAGAGCGAACGCCTGTTCCAGCTGCAGCGTCTGATCGGCATGGTCCAGCAGATGGTGCAGGACTATGGCGACCCCCAGGGTTTCGATGCCGGCCAGTGGCTGGGCCAGTGGCTGGAGCAGGCCAACCCCGCGCTGGGCGGCGAGAAACCGGCCGCCTACCTGGACACCGCTTCGGGCGTGGCGCTGGTGGAATCGCTGCTGCACCGCATGATCTCCGGTGCCTATGCCTGA